The proteins below are encoded in one region of Anoplopoma fimbria isolate UVic2021 breed Golden Eagle Sablefish chromosome 19, Afim_UVic_2022, whole genome shotgun sequence:
- the cdkn1cb gene encoding cyclin-dependent kinase inhibitor 1C, whose amino-acid sequence MSNVQLSICALERLVARRTFPLHRRTAVCRNLFGPVDHDDLNREMKDKMREISDRDQQRWNFNFEKNTPLVGDYEWEEVSVDTTPVFYQDSVQDDRSRVPVTQRPSSEPVLPEGPGVDVLERLAAPESSSAPPCAVEVNQENRTDKINSGSPAQRQVPCVRRKRTAGADNNTHITDFFVKRKRAADKKSNDMSGCHLSKSPIPLEQTPRKRIR is encoded by the exons ATGTCCAACGTCCAGCTATCGATCTGCGCGCTGGAGAGGCTGGTGGCCAGGAGGACCTTCCCTCTCCACAGACGCACGGCCGTCTGCCGCAACCTCTTCGGACCTGTGGACCACGACGACCTGAACCGGGAGATGAAGGACAAGATGCGGGAGATTTCAGACCGGGACCAGCAGAGGTGGAACTTTAATTTTGAGAAAAACACCCCGCTGGTTGGGGATTACGAGTGGGAAGAGGTGTCCGTGGATACGACCCCGGTGTTTTACCAGGACTCCGTACAGGACGACAGGAGCAGGGTGCCCGTCACGCAGAGGCCCTCCTCGGAGCCCGTCCTCCCGGAGGGCCCCGGTGTGGATGTACTGGAGCGCTTGGCCGCGCCGGAGAGCAGCAGCGCTCCTCCGTGCGCGGTGGAGGTCAACCAGGAGAACCGCACAGACAAGATCAACTCAGGGAGTCCGGCTCAGAGACAAGTCCCGTGTGTTAGACGCAAGAGGACGGCCGGTGCTGACAACAACACGCACATCACAG ATTTCTTCGTGAAACGAAAGAGGGCTGCTGATAAAAAATCTAATGACATGAGCGGCTGCCACCTCTCCAAGTCTCCAATCCCGTTGGAACAAACTCCAAGAAAGAGGATCCGTTGA